Genomic segment of Salminus brasiliensis chromosome 16, fSalBra1.hap2, whole genome shotgun sequence:
AACAAACCTGtagaaaattatattttatatgaatATGAGTAATGAGGATGGAAGGGGGGTTAGATTAGTAGCAGTACGGCCTTAAtaggagatgatgatgatcttaATAACCTTGCATATTTAAGCATTATTTTCATAATGTTCTGTAATCAGAGACATGATTATTGAATCTGCTTTTTTATGTGAAATTTCATTTTGTGTGGCATTAAACATCCAGTCTTATGAATATTCTTCATTAGTTAGTAAGACAGTCCTACATATGCCTGTGTTCAATTACTGAAATACTACactatatattcatatatattatgATACATGACTGAGTGATGATGATTCATGAATAGAAaccataaagaaagaaagaaagaaataaagaaagaagggACATCTTTTTAAATCTGTAATAAGAATGACTCCATATAAAATTCTATATTTTGAGAAGTGAAATCATCTGAAGTATCTAATATATCTCAGTTTGAGATTTTGGTAAGAATATTTTAagattatttgatttatttctaGATATTTGTACctgttgataataataatattaaatgtaatgttttactGCTACAAAATCTACcagcaaccacaataataataataataataataataataataataataataataataataatgcattgcCAGAGCTGAAAGTGATTCATGCTCATTTATGAGACAATCACAGATAAACCCATGGCCTGGAGTCTAAGTGAGCATCATTATCTTGCTCTCCTCGTTGTGGTAGGATgaccctcactctctcactctcctgtGCCCATCATTCAGCTAGATGCTAGCCATTGCAGGCCTCTGTTGATTGATGTAGCAACTCGGACAGGAAGCGTTCTCCTCCGAGTACATTCTGCTGTCCAATCACGTctcatcagcagcagtttgaaaggaATCAAAGAATCAGCTAGACCAATGTCAGAAACACGGGGCAGATGTTAAACACAATCACGGACCAGGGGGACACTCACTCTGGGGCTAATGTAGTACCCTGTGAAGAGGGGTGGACAATGAAAGGACACACACTGCAGGGTCTTGTTTCTTCTGTGTCGTTATGTTGAATCAACAAATACGCAGCGAGAGCGCCCCTCTCAGGCTGAAACAGGTATGAGTAATTGATCCTCTGTTCAATCCAGTATATCAGCCAATACTACTAGAAAACAGATGAAACAGATGAATGATGTCTTAAAGACtgatgactttttatttttaacccaAAATCTTTTTAACatcaaactctttttaaaactgGCTACAAAACATAAACTCAGAAAAAATCTAATCAGTGAAGATAAAAGAAAACTTAACCTctgtttcttaaaaaaacactgtaacactataaactgcagtgctgttaTATTTGCATGTTTAACCCTTTACACGAACACCAGTGCCGTGCTTCCAGATGAGCTAAACATGTTGTGCAGATCCTTTGAACACGTCATCATGCTGTACATCAGTGACCCTGTGAGACACCAGTTAGCAGAAGTATTTGCAGATATCCATAACCTTTCTCTCCGTCATTCCAGCGAGTTTTAAGCTGACCACTGTCCATGTTCCAAAGACAGACAGCCTTACCTGCTTAAATGACCGACAGCTAGTTGCTCTAACCTGATGAAGAAGACGCCTTCTCGTGCTCAAAAAGTAAGTTCATGTTTGTGTGGGAGAGGTTGTCTAATAACATCCATGAACAGAAAAGTTCAAGATTCTTTGTTTCTCTTCGACTTCATTGATGTGTCTTGCATCCATGGGGAGGCCAGCTGGGTCCCAGTCGCTGGGCCCAACCCCGTCCAGCCCTTGTGTCCAAAGAACGCACAGACTAAATTGATGCAGCCACTGAAGGTAAGAGAGAACAGCCAGCTAACCCTTTGTTTTCTCTCCACTGACAGGTCCAAAGGGAGGGAGGATTCGTGAGAGAACAAAAGCAGGACGAACGGCTCCAATAATCCTTGGCAGACATCCAGGAAGTTGATGGTGAGCTCCACAGGTGCAGTCCTGCATGCACAgccatagttgaagatgcaagGCAACCTGGTGTACCACATCCCGTATGGTCCAGGGGGAGCGGAAGGAACAGTTGTTGGTCTCTGTTGATGTCCTCTTTGAACGGATTTTTATGGACATAATAGGTCCATTGCTGATGTTGGCACGTGGGCATTTAAGCTACATGGGCATCCCCATGGAAATCCTGAGAGACCAACGAACTCTACAAGCTGATGACAGACCTATGTATGCTACTCCACATCCATCGGTTGCACATGTCTTTGCACCATCCTCAGATGGACGGCCTTGTGGAGAGATTCAACCAGATGTTGAAAGCAGCTCGTGACCCAAGTCGACTGTGACAGGGACCTCCTCTTGCCCCATGTGCTTCATGCCATAAGAGAAGTGCCGCAGGTCTCAAGCTGCTGTACTCCCGTCGACCACAAGGGCTACTGGAGGTGCTAAAGGAGGCCTGGGAGAGCCAACCCTCACCAAACAAGTAATAAACTATGTAGAAGACATGCATTGACCGAGGTTCGCCTCTTCTCAGGAAACAGATGGGGGTGGTCCAAACAACAGAGCAGCATGTGTACAACCACGCTGCTCAGGTCCAGGAATTCCTGTCAGGAGAATGCATTCTCATCCTCATCAAACCGTGCCCAATGGGGAGGAGCTGACCAGACCCCAGAAAAAAGGGCTCTCGGAGTGTGTAAACCATTTCGAGGATATGTTCTCGAGGATATGTTCTCCCTCCAAACGGGATGTGTGGGTCTTTCTGGGCTTGGCAGGTAAGTATCACCGCTTTGTCAACAATTTTTCCGGCCTctgctcccccctttctgacgTCTTCAAAAAAACTGGCCTGAGAGGGTGAAATGGACCAAAGAGGCAGAGGATGTCTGCAAGAGGGTGATGGACTATTGTATCTCCTCTTGGTCCCCACACTACAATCTTCTCCTCAGGTAATGGAGGAGAGCCCTCACATGATATTGTCTGGGAGAATGCTGCCTCACAACCCTGCAACCATCTCCTGTCCTTGGCTTCTTTGTACTACCTTTCTTATTGGTGACTGGAAATTTTAATAAAGTCCCCTTTGAGGTTATTTTGTTCAACACCCTCTTTCTCAGTCTGGTTCTGGCCAGAGTTATGGTCCTATTGGGCCACAATTGTGACAGATGACTTTCATGTGTTTGAAGAGGTTTGGAGACACCTATACTGATGTCATTTCTGTGCCCAAGTGCACTGGAGAGCcacagtcatgctggaacagaaGAGACCTTCCCCAAACTGGTTCCATATTTTGCAAAAAATACAATTGACCAGAATGTCTTGAAAAAAGCTGAGGCATTAGGAGTTctcttcactggaactaagagGCCCATAGACCAACCCCTAAAAATacatagcattatccctcctcaaCCAAACATAACCTTTGGCACATTGCAATCAGGCAGGTAACATTCTTCTGGCattcaccaaacccagacttatCCACGCAGAGGGTGGTGCGCACAGTCCAGCACATCACTGGGCTTGCAAACTTGCATCTAGATTTATACACCAGCTTCTGTCTGAGAAAGTCAAAGAGGTTTATTGAGAATTCCACCGACCaaagccactgcctgttcttACAACCGCCCAGCTGCTGAAGGTACAGGAGCATGAGGACCAGAACCAGTCGATTCCAagacagcttctatcctcaagcaattaAGCACAGTGTAtcagtccacagtccacaaaGTAATCTTGGCCTTGCTCATTTGCTGGCTGCACTGCTGTGCAGGATTGGCCCTGCATGCCTCCATGATAGGATGTGGAGACCGTACAGCCAAAATGGAGCTCCAGCATCTGACCAAAGAAGACCAGGTAGCAAAATTATTCTGGTCCAGGTCTGGCACACATCCCACTGTTTCATACAGGCCAGGACTTGCCTGGATAGTCGGTGCTAAGACGGCACTGAACTCTCTCAGATATATTAGTCTAGAAAAATAATGGGCTTAGTGCGAGTGAGACAGGAACACTGAACAACACCCAGGCAGAGGTATTTTTACTAGACCATGGGCCCTGGCCCTCTCTTGCAGCAACATGAGGAATGTCAGTATTGCAGTCTAATACCTTCACTTGTGAGACAGTAAATATCTTGTGCTTCTTTGATTCTTTATGCTACATCAGTTATTATGAATATAGCTatagacaaaaacaaacctgaCCACTGCTGTAAGCAATGATGTAATGCTGAGTGTCAGATGAGTGACTGGTGTTTGGGACACTCTAGCCACTCATATGAAAGTGGGAGGATTCATACATGGGTATAAAGAAACACAGCCCAGTCTGTCAGGTCAGCATCACTGGACGACACAACAGAGTCAGTTCCAGCTGACAGACCTGCGTCTCTTTCAGATGGACGACACAGTAAACTACAGGAAGAACCtcacagttcagttctgctTTCCTGGGAACAGTGCATCGTGCAGAAAGGAGGTCCGATCAGGCTCCGGGAATATCCTCTTGTTCATTGTCCTCtcatgtgtatctgtgtgcactgtgtttctgaacCTGCTGGTGatcatctccatctctcacttCAAGCAGCTCCACACTCCAACCAACCTGCTCATCCTCTCTCTGGCTGTGGCGGATCTTCTCGTGGGAATGTTTGTTATGCCTGTGAAAATAATGCAGCTGAGAGACTCCTGTTGGTATCTTGGAGAAACAGCATGTTCTGTTTCTGAAATGATCATCAACCATTCAATGACAGCATCTCTCTGTAGTCTGGTTTTGATTGCAGTTGATCGGTACATTGCTGTCAGTGACCCTCTGCTTTATTCCACTAGAATCACAGTTTCTAAAACCTCTCTGTTCATAAGTCTAGGCTGGTCTTTAAGTCTGTTGTACATCATCATCTGTTTATACATTAATGATCATCTTCTTCCATCTCAGATGATCTCCAGATGTTATGGAGagtgtgtagtgtctgtaaaacACTCCTGGGTGATCGTTGACTTGGTCCTTTGTTTTCTAGCTCCTTGCTCTGTTATATTGATCTTGTATTCAATCATTTTTATTGCTGCAAGACGTCAAGCTAAAGCTGTCAGAGCTGTAACTGATGCCTCAAAGAGACATGGGTCTGCAAACTCTTCTGAAACCAAAGCAGCAAAAACTCTGGGAATTGTGATCTTTGTTTATCTTGCTTGCTGGATTCCATATTTTATAAGTTCTCTATCAGTGGAAAGTTTGACAACTTCATCAATGGTGTACACTGTGTTTGGTTGGCTAATGTACATAAACTCCTCTGTGAATCCACTGATCTACGCTATATTCTATCCATGGTTCAGAACATCAGTTAAGTTTATTGTAACTTGTAGAATATttaaattctcatcttcaaggTTTAATTTGCTCCCAGAGCGTTTTTAATTTCAGGCTGGTTTCAGCTGACTAAGCTGAGTCCACTTcaatcactgaccactgacatttAGGACAGTGTCATATAAAAGGTCCAGAATCTCTGTTTACATTATTTGTTGTATTAGACTGTAGTAAACAAACCTgtagaaaataatattttatatgaatATGAGTAATGAGGATGGAAGGGGGGTTAGATTAGTAGCTGTACGGCCTTAAtaggagatgatgatgatcttaATAACCTTGCATATTTAAGCATTATTTTCATAATGTTCTGTAATCAGAGACATGATTATTGAATCTGCTTTTTTATGTGAAATTTCATTTTGTGTGGCATTAAACATCCAGTCTTATGAATATTCTTCATTAGAGAGTGAGACAGTCCTACATATGCCGGTGTTCAATTATTGAAATTCTATCATTCTAAGACTGTAAATTATGATAAATATGAATCATCAGCACTAAAGCATTTTAAAccataaatgatataaaaataatacatattctGCTAAGATGACCCTCACTGTCCTCATGTTTCAGACGGATGATGGATATTACAGGTGTCTGTTGGCTGATTTAACAGATCAGACAGTAAGCTCTCTCCTCCATTTACATTCTGCTGTACAATGATGTGACACCAGCAGCAGGCTGAAAAGAAGCACATGTTGTTGTGTTCAAGTTCATGATCAAATGCACTGGCTCAGCAAATGCTTCCAGCAGACTGGCGTGCACAATATTGGGGCCCGTATGCACTGGCCCTTTTACAAAGTCTCCAAATCCTTCATATTCTGTTGTGAAATGTTTTGTAAAACCTCAAACTACCCCTGGAAGGCATGCACACAGCCTGACTGTATCCCTAAAGTTATGAAAggaagtccagtctgattgtgCAGTGCTGCTTTACTCATTTCCCACTTCTGCAGGACGCCTTCAGTTTACATAACTGGAAATCAGGAACCTGTGCTGGACCTTGGTCCTCAGTTCCCCACACCTGGTTTAGGCCATATGATAAATGAAAAGGCCTCAGGTCCAAACTttacatacactcttaaaaataaagctggttcatatggttctttgagcgatgccatagaagaaccagttttgggcccataaagaaccatgtttgtcatagaggtGTAGGAGTGTGACGAGCCTTTTTAAGGTCTTACAAACCTTCAACCTTCAACCTTCATGTAAAAGTTCTTTGCCAGTTCTTTACCAGGTTCATGTAGCAGTGGCCACACCACTGTCAATCACCACATGGACTGAAAGCCCAACACAGTTTGATCCATTTAGCAGGATGAACagaagtaagtaaataaataaaaacagtggGATGGTGGAAACGCAGTTCCAGCACTGGAGTGaatcaaacacatgatgaaaacaatgaatataaataattataattccTTTCATTCCTTTACTGAACTAAGTGATCCAACACGTACATGAAGCTCTGCGTTTAGTAACTGTTGTGATCTCCTTGTAACTGTTGATCAGTCCAGCACACTCCTccctacagaagagcttcacctCAGTGATGGTGGTGGGCTTTCTTGGATAAACCAAGCTTCAGGTCCTGCCACAACATTTGTGCTGGATGAATCTACTGAGTTCATACTCTGCTTTTATAAAGAGAAAATACCTTCAGCTTCATCCATCCTTTTGGCAGACTGATGTTTTTTGGAGGTCTCTGTGTTGCTGTTTCTGACTTTCTGTTAAGCTTCATTAAGGTCAAGTCAAATATATTAGTTCAGCACATTTTTAGAACCTGATTTTGTCACAAAAGTTTCaaagaaatacagaaaaatgacaaaaagaagCAAAATGATAAAACATGgaaccccaagtgagcaagccgAAGGCCACAGTAGCAAGTAAAAGCTTCCTccaagctggaggaagaaacattgagaggaactgagactcttctgtccaaatacttttctaaattattaataaatggaATAATGTCACATGATCACCACATAGGTCTGTTGTCATGTGTTGTGGTATTAAGGAAGCAGAAGGAGGTCAGAATGACAGGTGAAAGCTGGACATCATCTTTCAACATTGTGGGTGATAAAGAGGAATGTCCAGGACAGTAGACTCAAGCATCAACATTAAAATCATGGTCAGTTTTAAGGTAAGACTGATTTAACAGAAAATCTTGTGTTACTGTAAAGAGTAAAACATTGACATAGCTACTACTTTAAAGCCGTCCACATCCTCTCCCTCAATATTCACCACTGTAGATCCTGTACTGGTCCCAGTAcctaaaggaaagaaaaaatttAGACTCTACAGGCTTGAGGAGTCTTCAGGTTCAGATTCCTAACCTTCTCCATTATTTCAGAAGGGAGAATCATACAGCTTCTATTCTGTCCTGTAGAATATAGGTATAGTGTCCAAGGCTAGAAAACACCAGAGACATTTAGATTATTGGGTGGTCTATGCCTTTAATGGTAGTCACAGGCCTAGATGTTGTAGGGCCTGGATTCCTCAGCATAGTCCTGGAGGACCTCCTGCACTCCTGCTGAATAAACCACCTTCAGCTCCGGAAGGGCTTGGTAATGAGCTGATGATCAGGTGCGTTGGGAGCAGGTCAAATGCACAAATACTCAAATATGCATGACGGGGGGTCCTCCGGGACCAGGGATAGGAAGCACTGCTGTATGTGTAGATGCTAACACATCTGCTTCCACAGTTATGGTATGGCATTTTGTGTGGGTCTGTGTCTTTCCTGGCCCAATCACAGCTAAACAGCCCCGAACTGTGATGCTTCCACCAGCATGTATTTCATGGTTGGGATTAGGCTCTTATGTGGGAATACGGTGCAGACCAAACATTTAAGCTCTTCATTTAAGCTGAAAAGCTCCTTTTCTACATGAGATTCTTCCAGTAGTCCTCTAGCTCATGTAGGTGGTCTACATTTCCTGGAGAGTGGTGGCGTCCTCCGTGCTATCATTCCAACACAGTATACTTGCCTGATGATGGGATTTTGTATAGTGACATGATCCAGTGCAAGTGAGGCCTACAGATCATAAGTACTGGATGGGAGCATAAGATCTTCAGGTCTTTCAGTGGAGTAACAGCTCATGCACTTAATTGTAATTAATGAAAGTTAAACCCTTCTATGGTGTACGGTCTAATTAACGCATGAGAAGCTTCATCAGTGGTCTGTATAGAGGAGTTTTTACACCATTTGTTATTTGCTTTTATTGTTCTAGATAATGTAGGTTAGAATATGAATCTTTATATGATTGTTGGTATTTTTACTTGTGGATTACCCTGTTATTTACTGTAGAAAGTTCGGTAGCTCTGCATCACGTTCAAAGAGCTGTAAGAATTGCATCAGCCAGTTAGAGGTCATTGCATGATGCAATGTGTATCTCACCTGTTCACCTGAGACCACTTAAAGCCTTTCATTACTTAGATTATTTATAACATGATATGGCCTTTAATCAAAATATTTACCTGTTTCCAGCTCCAGGTCTCCTAAGATCCCATTAGCAATGACAGTGTTGGATAAACAGGCTGTTCAGTTGAAACCTCACAATTAAAGGTGTCAAATAAACAGGGACATGGTGATGCAAGTAATTGGCTCTGCTGGGAGGTTGTGTCATGGTGTTGATGATTACTAGACCTTACTGCAACTTTTTATACTACTTATCCTGAGAGGTCATATAAGACTGGTCACAGATGTAGTGGTCAACACAATTCAAGAGGACAGATAAAGGAATCTGGAGGAGGTTTCACTTTCAGGGCTTTACCTGTATTTTGAGTGGAATCTGTACCAGCAAGTTCTTCAGCTGTTCATTCATAGCCCATGACCCCTGTATCAAGCCCACCACTGTCTCTCATGAATGGGCCACTATGCAGAGCTTGACCTTTCACATGATGAGCTAATAAAACCTGGACAATCAAAGCAAGATAATGGAGAGTAAACTAGTTTCCTGAGCATGGCTAAAGTGTGCACATAAACACATTCAGTATTCCACTTTACTCCAAATGAATCTTGTCTGCTGGATCCCATTTTACACAAAGTCTGGGTCAGTGGAAAGTGTCACATCTGCCTCTGTAGTGTGGGCTGTATTTGACTGGCTAATGCACATCAACTCCTCCATGAATCCACTGATATTTGCTCTATTCTGTCCATGCTTCAGAAAATCACTTCAGTTTATTTGAATCCTCGTCTTTAAGCTGTAATTTCATTTCAGACCGTCTTTAACTTCAGACTGGATTCAGCTGAGAAAAGGCCAGTTCACACTCATCGGCCACATTCAAGACAGTGTCACGGTCAAAACATAGAATCATGAAAGCATGACTGTCTCTAGTTTCCTCGGTTTAGACTAAAGCTCACAGCTCTGTAGAAATGCATTGCTCTGTATGGAGTCCAATGTGGCATAGATGGAGAACACAACTCAGTAATAAGACCACTGGAGGGAGACAAAGTCCCTGTAACTGGTCACTCTGAGGCCTTTTGAGAAGTGACTTTAAAAGTTCAGGCTCTTCAGCAGCTCAATAAAAGATCTGAGctcatatatttaaatgtaaatgaacttGAATGACATTGGGCAACAGCTTTAGATGTCTTTAGATGTTCTGTATAAAATTACCTACATCTAATAATTCTAAAatactgcagaactgctgtggGAGCCTGTAATCTCAAACTCTACTTATAGTCATCATTTGCTGTTTTAACACTTTGAACAGTTTGAACTTTTATCTGGAGACGAGTGAAGACTGAAGACTGTCAGAACTGAGAGCTGGCCGAGTAACATCCACATGTAACCTGTTGGCTGTGTGCTATCATCATTTGAAGGTATCAATTAAGGTGACACTTGATTCAGAGTGATCCTTTTTAGATGAAATAAAATCTCATCAGACTCTCAGTAACATCTCAGCAACAtctcagtgatggagcagcatctgaacacattcagtagatcatcAAGATGCTTTTCCTGAAGACTTCTACTGAatccagctgttcttcactttatttggagagtcCAAGTccagatctgtagatgttcaccAGAGAAAtgactgatcatctaacaggtctaatacagaccatctcaTCTTCTTTCAACAGCTGcaatagacctgctgctgacaccagtctggaactggagcctAACTGGATTAGGCTGCGATTGAAGGACCAGGTTGAGGGTTAGGAATGGTTGAGGTTAGGTGTCGGAGCAGGGTTAAGGTTTGGCTTTGGGGAAGACCTCCTGACATTTATTTCTCTCTGCATTTGGCTCTGTTCCCTGACCATCCAGTGACACAACCCACATGCACCCAGCAGAGTTAGAGAAAGCCAAGACAGCCCTATTAAATCAGAGGCCACCACCGGGCAgcctgagctgctgctgcaagaGGTGGTACAGCAGCTGACTGTATCAGTGGAGGCCCACACTGATACCACACAACCTAGTGCTGACACCATGGAACAACCTCCTGAAGGTGTGAACTCTACTGCTCAAAGCTAACTTGGAGAGGTACACTCTGATCCAAATCATCCCCAGAGGAAGATACAAGGTGGTCTACATGATCTCCCTGATGGATGGACAGGCACTGGCGTAGGCCACCGTTCCGTGGATGCAGAACTCTTTAGACTGTACTACGGAGTAGGGGGTTCTCTAAAGCTGTGCACCTAACTTCCTTTAACCTCATCAGAAGTAGAGAAGCTGTGCCACGTCTGCTGACCCTCTTCCAGGGCACCTGCTCAATAATAGAGTTTGATTGAAGGGCAGGATATTGTGCCAGTGCCAAAGCAGGGGGCTCTGAAAGTGAGAGGATAGTGCTGCATGTTGCCCAAGCCACAAACTTTCTATCTGTGTTGGGGTTTGTGTGGTTGGAACTAAACCCTCACATATACTGGATCAACAGTGTTTCCGATGTTATATGTTCACCTGTACGACATGCTTCTTTTAATCTTGTTTGAGTTATTACAAGACCAAAAGAACCAAATGACTGCTATTTCActatttcagtatttcagccTATTAGAATCAAATTAGTCATTATGACATTAGTTACTGACCAACGTAGGCCTGACCGCTGCTGCAGTGATGTAATGCTGAGTGTCAGATGAGTGACTGGTGTTTGGGACACTCTAGCCACTCATATGAAAGTGGGAGGATTCATACATTGGTATAAAGAAACGTGGAAACACAGCCCAGTCTGTCAGGTCAGCATCACTGGACGACACAACAGAGTCAGTTCCAGCTGACAGACCTGCATCTCTTTCAGATGGACGACACAGTAAACTACAGGAAGAACCtcacagttcagttctgctTTCCTGGGAACAGTGCATCGTGCAGAAAGGAGGTCCGATCAGGCTCCGGGAATATCCTCTTGTTCATTGTCCTCtcatgtgtatctgtgtgcactgtgtttctgaacCTGCTGGTGatcatctccatctctcacttCAAGCAGCTCCACACTCCAACCAACCTGCTCATCCTCTCTCTGGCTGTGGCGGATCTTCTCGTGGGAATGTTTGTTATGCCTGTGAAAATAATGCAGCTGATAGACTCCTGTTGGTATCTTGGAGAAACAGCATGTTCTGTTTCTGAAATAATCAGCGGATATTCAATGGCTGCATCTCTCTGTAGTCTGATTTTGATTGCAGTTGATCGGTACATTGCTGTCAGTGACCCTCTGCTTTATTCCATTAGAATCACAGTTTCTAAAACCTCTCTGTTCATAAGTCTAGGCTGGTCTTTAGGTCTGTTGTACATCATCGTCTATTTATACTTTAATGATCATCTTCTTCAATCTCAGATAATCTCCAGATGTTATGGAGagtgtgtagtgtctgtaaaacACTCCTGGGTGATCGTTGACCTGGTCCTTTTTTTTCTAACTCCTTGCTCTGTTATATTGATCTTGTATTCAATCATTTTTATTGCTGCAAGACGTCAAGCTAAAGCTGTCAGAGCTGTAACTGATGCTTCAAAGAGACATGGGTCTGCAAACTCTTCTGAAACCAAAGCAGCAAAAACTCTGGGAATTGTGATCTTTGTTTATCTTGCTTGCTGGATTCCATATTATATAAGTTCTCTATCAGTGGAAAGTGTGACAACTTCATCAATGGTGGTgactgtgtttgtttgggtAATATGCCTGAACTCCTCTGTGAATCCACTGATCTACGCTATATTCTATCCATGGTTCAGAACATCAGTTAAGTTTATTGTAACTTGTAGAATATttaaattctcatcttcaaggTTTAATTTGCTCCCAGAGTGTTTATAAGTTCAGGCTGGTTTCAGCTGACTAAGCTGAGTCCACTTCAGTCACTGACCACGTTTAGGACAGTGTCATATAAAAGGTCCAGAATCTCTGTTTacattatttgttgttttagacTGTAGTAAACAAACCTgtagaaaataatattttatatgaatATGAGTAATGAGGATGGGAGGGGGGTTAAATTAGTAGCAGTACGGCCTTAATAGGAGATGATGATGACCTTAATAACCTTGTATTTACAATCAGTATTTTCATAATGTTCTGTAATCAGAGACATGATTATTGAATCTGCTTTTTTATGTGAAATGTCATTTTGTGTGGCATTAAATATCCAGTCTTATGAATATTCTTTATTAGAGAGTGAGACAGTCCTACATATGCCTGTGTTCAGTTACTGAAATACTACactatatattcatatatattatgATACATAATTGAGTGATGATGATtcatgaaagaaagaaagaaaggacatCTTTTTAAATCTGTAATAAGAATGACTGCATATAAAATTAGATATATTGGGAAGTGAAATCATCTGAAGTATCTAATATATCTCAGTTTGAGATTCTGGTAAGAATATTTTAAGATTATTTGTTTAGTTTGATTATTTCTAGATATTTGTACctgttga
This window contains:
- the LOC140536885 gene encoding trace amine-associated receptor 6-like, producing the protein MDDTVNYRKNLTVQFCFPGNSASCRKEVRSGSGNILLFIVLSCVSVCTVFLNLLVIISISHFKQLHTPTNLLILSLAVADLLVGMFVMPVKIMQLRDSCWYLGETACSVSEMIINHSMTASLCSLVLIAVDRYIAVSDPLLYSTRITVSKTSLFISLGWSLSLLYIIICLYINDHLLPSQMISRCYGECVVSVKHSWVIVDLVLCFLAPCSVILILYSIIFIAARRQAKAVRAVTDASKRHGSANSSETKAAKTLGIVIFVYLACWIPYFISSLSVESLTTSSMVYTVFGWLMYINSSVNPLIYAIFYPWFRTSVKFIVTCRIFKFSSSRFNLLPERF
- the LOC140537235 gene encoding trace amine-associated receptor 6-like, with product MDDTVNYRKNLTVQFCFPGNSASCRKEVRSGSGNILLFIVLSCVSVCTVFLNLLVIISISHFKQLHTPTNLLILSLAVADLLVGMFVMPVKIMQLIDSCWYLGETACSVSEIISGYSMAASLCSLILIAVDRYIAVSDPLLYSIRITVSKTSLFISLGWSLGLLYIIVYLYFNDHLLQSQIISRCYGECVVSVKHSWVIVDLVLFFLTPCSVILILYSIIFIAARRQAKAVRAVTDASKRHGSANSSETKAAKTLGIVIFVYLACWIPYYISSLSVESVTTSSMVVTVFVWVICLNSSVNPLIYAIFYPWFRTSVKFIVTCRIFKFSSSRFNLLPECL